In a single window of the Drosophila miranda strain MSH22 chromosome XL, D.miranda_PacBio2.1, whole genome shotgun sequence genome:
- the LOC108158844 gene encoding ral GTPase-activating protein subunit beta isoform X15, with amino-acid sequence MYSEWASLSAQITANSCGAQCFSVLNKFPASAGREVVVSVVKQLGTNLGITQNAEPSHLVKDEEVKWCMDVICFGLSLPLQEHETIKDCVNVYCEWLTALHPQPRISVPKPICEDANLYARQIINHFHNLFVPRQGESADTIKRQAVLCHRVLRTLQQTAQISQQMDRQTWDTLLLFLLAINEILLAPPTVKDDVGDQLCERVLSVLFEVWLLACVRSFPSPSMWKTLQESCSMWRHRVALVDQWNRVNLALTSRLLEFSYGPAFPQLKNADEDGQLIPLGMSNDCVAQTWYRFLRMIGNPTALCSPHIISKSSHFVQWALTHEKGAETHQHPCLQMLPQIFLNAMKGISSQVDAFLGLSKTSLIGLTGGGARNAIGSSSSSSYIHSSGSTSAGPVQGTGGVAAAPGSGITTATGAGTGSGSGGQAPAPAAAAAPTTPTSTSGPPSASSSINSLPLTSMGAGVELAVARPKCNSILHVFHEWLFEAAHIGGDTWRQNRKKQACEASKRPSSMIMEHRKGSISLSQPNSLNDPASLPPTLTIDKYESGRAEAIGTLCKIFCAKKTGEEILPVYLARFYMALQQCLKITESKECDETLASILLHSGDLFRLDLDGINVLLPGFIAALEIVLPDKDLKLKTQSMAFNRTELRRSAINILLSIMVLPLHYQSLPIRDLSSETNEKMFTFIQLKSRLMNILMNALQVETDAQNTHMLLGGLLLCVQDAVTFEETDLGGGGSGSGATHLHNSGGAQHQHQHHEANLLSSGCSERSASLVSTGTASLGAQTTATMGAGSGSIRDTASAHDYPSLTISDDMSFEFGQELEGVTTYDNAHALFVRATYLVCHRLISSWKTDLNVSLAALELLSGLARLHIRETDALECKRAVKWICDYICYQCSRPPPAHSKDLHSTIVAAFQCTAAWLMQHPYLLQDKDCLQTVLEVVELGISGTKSQSKSGDIPKFKDEKELKPASMRVRDAAENLLTIILEQVGYFPSECGPESISSLLDELALMKHCNSMVPAAAASTEQAIAKFKYFVTENSTILALLEEPLGNDQDPQPTVTLLIRGPFGRHAWTMQLRHLPRSKSGIKYHAVNPGRPIPMNDISQRPECEQKNFPDGVDKVQPCVADYSIPTIEQIREQYGSASIRELELILENQSIHEKLAWAEADNSVDSLSHSQECVPPLVCQEFHAARLFLSHFGFLTFETRNPHNPAESLGTPPQRPLIVLDTKSTAFAADLDRLDKLSARTHDTVYVFYVKTGQTSAQQIIGNMVEEPSLTYDPHFAGMLQTLGWPVLVADHSGWTGFAHNSWSLKGTPEEQHQQQQQLQLKSNVPSELNYNGSQRVLYWADVSSEIAFVVPTTWNLRYNSDISDGASIANSDQIGSSNVWARCESDTGTGPAKSKPRNLSLELETATGTGAGTGRTQKEPVPPTRRKGNVTKPTLLAQAPAKIFLVWLESYEDYLNFPLEDLLAYTRTGEELHSLQQPRAADCHVIFVHSLLSGLLRVKLQGPPGRMSFATPLVDGMVLSRRVVGNLVRQTALNISRRRRLDNDNYQPPHVRRRLKVQDIVQKYKMDLSEAELLAHLFQRAI; translated from the exons ATGTACTCTGAATGGGCCTCGCTGTCGGCCCAGATTACAGCTAACAGCTGCGGGGCGCAATGCTTCAGTGTGCTGAACAAGTTTCCAGCCTCGGCTGGACGGGAAGTGGTCGTGTCGGTGGTTAAGCAGCTGGGCACCAATCTGGGCATCACTCAGAATGCCGAGCCAAGTCATCTGGTCAAGGATGAGGAG GTGAAATGGTGCATGGATGTGATCTGCTTCGGGCTGTCGCTGCCCCTGCAAGAGCACGAGACCATCAAGGACTGCGTAAATGTCTACTGCGAGTGGCTCACTGCGTTGCATCCACAGCCGCGCATCAGTGTGCCGAAGCCCATATGCGAGGATGCCAATCTGTATGCCCGCCAGATAATCAACCATTTCCACAATCTTTTTGTTCCGCGCCAGGGCGAAA GTGCCGACACCATCAAGCGGCAGGCGGTGCTCTGTCATCGGGTACTGCGTACTCTGCAGCAGACTGCGCAGATTTCGCAGCAAATGGATCGTCAGACTTGGGACACATTGCTGCTCTTCCTTTTGGCCATTAACGAGATTCTACTGGCGCCGCCCACCGTCAAGGACGATGTGGGGGATCAGCTGTGCGAGCGTGTGCTCTCCGTGCTCTTCGAAGTGTGGCTTCTGGCCTGCGTGCGCAGTTTCCCGTCGCCTTCGATGTGGAAGACGCTGCAGGAGTCGTGCTCCATGTGGCGGCATCGCGTGGCCCTTGTCGATCAGTGGAATCGTGTCAACTTGGCCCTGACGTCGCGACTTCTCGAGTTCAGCTACGGACCAGCGTTTCCCCAGCTCAAAAATG CCGATGAGGATGGCCAGCTGATACCCCTTGGCATGTCAAATGATTGTGTGGCCCAGACATGGTATCGCTTCTTGCGTATGATCGGTAATCCCACTGCGCTCTGCTCGCCGCACATCATCAGCAAATCGTCGCACTTCGTGCAGTGGGCACTCACCCACGAGAAGGGGGCCGAGACGCACCAGCATCCGTGTCTGCAGATGCTGCCGCAGATCTTTCTCAATGCGATGAAGGGCATCTCCAGCCAGGTTGATGCGTTTCTGG GCTTGAGCAAAACCTCGCTTATCGGCCTCACGGGGGGCGGTGCACGCAATGcgatcggcagcagcagcagcagcagctacatcCACAGCAGCGGCTCGACGAGCGCTGGCCCCGTCCAAGGCACGGGTGGTGTTGCCGCTGCCCCTGGCAGTGGCATTACTACTGCCACTGGCGCTGGCACTGGCTCCGGTTCTGGTGGCCAGGCACCGGCTccagctgcggctgcggcaCCCACAACGCCAACATCGACATCGGGTCCGCCCTCGGcgagcagcagcatcaact CTCTGCCGCTGACATCGATGGGAGCTGGCGTTGAGCTGGCGGTGGCGCGGCCCAAGTGTAACAGCATTCTCCACGTATTCCACGAGTGGCTGTTCGAGGCAGCGCACATAGGTGGCGATACCTGGCGCCAGAACCGCAAGA AACAGGCATGCGAAGCCAGTAAGCGGCCATCGTCGATGATAATGGAGCACCGCAAGGGTTCAATATCGCTATCGCAGCCCAACTCTCTGAACGATCCGGCCTCTCTGCCACCCACGCTGACCATCGATAAGTACGAGTCGGGCAGGGCCGAGGCCATTGGTACACTTTGCAAGATATTCTGTGCGAAGAAAACCGGCGAAGAGATACTGCCGGTCTATTTGGCCCGCTTCTATATGGCCCTCCAGCAGTGCCTGAAGATCACCGAGTCGAAGGAGTGCGACGAGACGCTGGCCAGCATTCTGCTGCATTCGGGTGATCTCTTTCGCCTGGACCTGGATGGGATCAATGTCCTGCTGCCGGGCTTCATAGCCGCCCTAGAGATTGTGCTGCCCGACAAGGATCTGAAGCTGAAAACGCAGTCAATGGCATTCAACCGGACGGAGCTGCGGCGCTCGGCCATCAACATACTGCTGTCGATAATGGTGCTGCCCCTTCATTACCAGTCACTGCCCATTCGAGATCTGTCCAGTGAGACGAACGAGAA GATGTTCACGTTCATCCAGCTCAAGTCGCGACTTATGAACATTCTGATGAACGCTCTGCAGGTGGAGACAGATGCCCAGAACACACACATGCTGCTGGGCGGCCTGCTGTTGTGCGTCCAGGATGCCGTCACCTTCGAGGAGACCGATctgggcggcggcggctctggctctggcgcCACTCATCTGCACAACTCCGGCGGTgcccagcaccagcaccagcaccatgAGGCCAATCTCCTCAGCTCGG GTTGCTCGGAGCGTTCCGCTTCGCTGGTCAGCACCGGCACGGCCAGCTTAGGGGCCCAAACGACGGCCACCATGGGAGCTGGCTCGGGCTCCATACGCGACACGGCCTCAGCCCACGATTATCCAAGTTTGACCATCTCCGATGACATGTCATTCGAGTTTGGCCAAGAGCTGGAGGGCGTGACCACATATG ATAATGCCCATGCCTTGTTCGTGCGTGCCACGTATTTGGTCTGCCATCGGCTCATCTCGTCGTGGAAAACGGACTTAAATGTCTCACTGGCGGCCCTTGAGCTGTTGTCCGGCTTGGCCAGGCTCCACATACGGGAAACAG ACGCTCTAGAGTGCAAGCGGGCCGTCAAGTGGATCTGCGACTACATATGTTATCAGTGCTCGAGGCCGCCGCCGGCCCACAGCAAGGATCTGCACAGCACGATTGTGGCTGCCTTCCAGTGCACCGCTGCATGGCTGATGCAGCATCCGTATCTGCTGCAGGATAAGGACTGCCTGCAGACAGTTCTGGAGGTGGTTGAGCTGGGCATATCTGGCaccaagagccagagcaaaaGCGGCGATATACCCAAGTTCAAGGATGAGAAGGAGCTGAAACCGGCCTCCATGAGGGTGCGAGACGCTGCCGAGAATCTGCTCACAATCATACTCGAACAGGTCGGCTATTTCCCAAGCGAGTGCGGCCCCGAGTCCATATCCTCCCTGCTCGATGAGCTGGCACTGATGAAGCACTGCAACTCGATGGTGCCGGCGGCGGCGGCCAGCACCGAGCAGGCAATTGCCAAGTTCAAGTATTTTGTGACGGAGAACTCGACGATATTGGCCCTGCTCGAGGAGCCGCTGGGCAACGATCAGGACCCGCAGCCAACAGTGACAC TGCTGATACGTGGACCATTTGGACGACATGCCTGGACCATGCAGCTGCGTCATCTTCCACGCAGTAAGTCGGGCATCAAGTACCACGCCGTCAATCCTGGTCGGCCCATTCCTATGAACGATATTAGCCAGAGACCCGAGTGCGAGCAGAAGAACTTCCCCGACGGCGTTGACAAGGTGCAGCCCTGCGTGGCCGACTATTCCATACCCACTATCGAGCAGATTCGCGAGCAGTATGGATCCGCGAGCATCAGGGAGCTGGAATTGATCCTCGAGAACCAGAGCATCCACGAGAAGCTGGCCTGGGCGGAGGCCGACAACAGTGTGGACAGTCTGTCGCATTCGCAAGAGTGCGTGCCGCCGTTGGTGTGCCAAGAGTTCCATGCCGCACGGCTTTTCCTATCTCATTTTGGCTTCCTCACATTCGAGACGCGCAATCCACACAATCCAGCGGAGTCGCTGGGAACACCGCCTCAGCGGCCCCTCATTGTGCTGGACACCAAGTCGACAGCATTTGCCGCCGATCTGGACAGGCTGGATAAGCTCAGTGCTCGCACCCATGATACCGTCTATGTATTCTATGTAAAG ACGGGTCAGACAAGTGCCCAGCAAATAATTGGCAATATGGTGGAGGAGCCCTCCCTAACCTACGATCCGCACTTTGCCGGCATGCTGCAAACCCTTGGATGGCCGGTGCTGGTGGCCGATCACTCTGGCTGGACGGGCTTTGCACACAACTCCTGGTCGCTGAAGGGAACGCCGGaggagcagcatcagcagcagcagcagctgcagcttaAATCCAATGTACCCAGCGAGCTCAATTATAATGGATCGCAGCGTGTGCTCTACTGGGCGGATGTCTCGTCGGAGATTGCTTTCGTTGTGCCGACCACTTGGAATCTGCGCTACAACAGCGACATCAGCGATGGCGCCAGCATAGCCAACAGTGATCAGATCGGATCGAGCAATGTGTGGGCACGTTGCGAGTCGGATACGGGAACTGGTCCAGCCAAGTCCAAGCCGCGGAATCTCAGCTTAGAATTGGAAACGGCCACCGGCACCGGTGCCGGTACCGGTCGCACGCAAAAGGAGCCTGTGCCGCCAACGCGACGCAAAGGGAACGTAACCAAGCCGACGCTGCTCGCTCAGGCGCCTGCCAAGATCTTCCTGGTGTGGCTGGAGAGCTACGAGGACTATCTGAACTTCCCGCTCGAGGATCTTCTTGCCTACACCCGCACCGGCGAGGAGCTGCACTCGCTCCAGCAACCCAGGGCCGCCGACTGTCATGTGATCTTCGTGCACTCGCTTCTGTCGGGACTATTAAGGGTCAAACTGCAGGGTCCACCCGGTCGCATGAGCTTTGCCACGCCCCTAGTCGATGGCATGGTGCTGAGTCGGCGCGTCGTTGGCAATCTGGTACGTCAGACGGCCCTAAACATATCCCGACGACGGCGACTGGACAATGATAA CTACCAACCGCCGCATGTGCGACGGCGATTGAAGGTGCAGGACATTGTCCAGAAGTACAAAATGGACTTGAGCGAGGCCGAGCTGTTGGCCCATCTGTTCCAGCGCGCAATTTAG
- the LOC108158844 gene encoding ral GTPase-activating protein subunit beta isoform X3, translated as MYSEWASLSAQITANSCGAQCFSVLNKFPASAGREVVVSVVKQLGTNLGITQNAEPSHLVKDEEVKWCMDVICFGLSLPLQEHETIKDCVNVYCEWLTALHPQPRISVPKPICEDANLYARQIINHFHNLFVPRQGESADTIKRQAVLCHRVLRTLQQTAQISQQMDRQTWDTLLLFLLAINEILLAPPTVKDDVGDQLCERVLSVLFEVWLLACVRSFPSPSMWKTLQESCSMWRHRVALVDQWNRVNLALTSRLLEFSYGPAFPQLKNADEDGQLIPLGMSNDCVAQTWYRFLRMIGNPTALCSPHIISKSSHFVQWALTHEKGAETHQHPCLQMLPQIFLNAMKGISSQVDAFLGVYQPPPHQTDSVVTNLMEIRHSLNEATSSTLQQFIHSSSASNISANSQQQGSAAQQLQLQLQHQHMHHHHHLHYPHLHLHGAGSFLRDNFMSNSASSALNAIMGHHSHHQQHQQHHQQQQLSLSQSGASPTSTAALVASNLGHSMGAVGSTSAGGSHSAGVVGSISFSTTEASLPSAGVSSTPTPPLQRRLAKSFSVAPTITQQKGLSKTSLIGLTGGGARNAIGSSSSSSYIHSSGSTSAGPVQGTGGVAAAPGSGITTATGAGTGSGSGGQAPAPAAAAAPTTPTSTSGPPSASSSINSLPLTSMGAGVELAVARPKCNSILHVFHEWLFEAAHIGGDTWRQNRKKQACEASKRPSSMIMEHRKGSISLSQPNSLNDPASLPPTLTIDKYESGRAEAIGTLCKIFCAKKTGEEILPVYLARFYMALQQCLKITESKECDETLASILLHSGDLFRLDLDGINVLLPGFIAALEIVLPDKDLKLKTQSMAFNRTELRRSAINILLSIMVLPLHYQSLPIRDLSSETNEKMFTFIQLKSRLMNILMNALQVETDAQNTHMLLGGLLLCVQDAVTFEETDLGGGGSGSGATHLHNSGGAQHQHQHHEANLLSSGCSERSASLVSTGTASLGAQTTATMGAGSGSIRDTASAHDYPSLTISDDMSFEFGQELEGVTTYDNAHALFVRATYLVCHRLISSWKTDLNVSLAALELLSGLARLHIRETDTLVKIYEASQNLTIISSDALECKRAVKWICDYICYQCSRPPPAHSKDLHSTIVAAFQCTAAWLMQHPYLLQDKDCLQTVLEVVELGISGTKSQSKSGDIPKFKDEKELKPASMRVRDAAENLLTIILEQVGYFPSECGPESISSLLDELALMKHCNSMVPAAAASTEQAIAKFKYFVTENSTILALLEEPLGNDQDPQPTVTLLIRGPFGRHAWTMQLRHLPRSKSGIKYHAVNPGRPIPMNDISQRPECEQKNFPDGVDKVQPCVADYSIPTIEQIREQYGSASIRELELILENQSIHEKLAWAEADNSVDSLSHSQECVPPLVCQEFHAARLFLSHFGFLTFETRNPHNPAESLGTPPQRPLIVLDTKSTAFAADLDRLDKLSARTHDTVYVFYVKTGQTSAQQIIGNMVEEPSLTYDPHFAGMLQTLGWPVLVADHSGWTGFAHNSWSLKGTPEEQHQQQQQLQLKSNVPSELNYNGSQRVLYWADVSSEIAFVVPTTWNLRYNSDISDGASIANSDQIGSSNVWARCESDTGTGPAKSKPRNLSLELETATGTGAGTGRTQKEPVPPTRRKGNVTKPTLLAQAPAKIFLVWLESYEDYLNFPLEDLLAYTRTGEELHSLQQPRAADCHVIFVHSLLSGLLRVKLQGPPGRMSFATPLVDGMVLSRRVVGNLVRQTALNISRRRRLDNDNYQPPHVRRRLKVQDIVQKYKMDLSEAELLAHLFQRAI; from the exons ATGTACTCTGAATGGGCCTCGCTGTCGGCCCAGATTACAGCTAACAGCTGCGGGGCGCAATGCTTCAGTGTGCTGAACAAGTTTCCAGCCTCGGCTGGACGGGAAGTGGTCGTGTCGGTGGTTAAGCAGCTGGGCACCAATCTGGGCATCACTCAGAATGCCGAGCCAAGTCATCTGGTCAAGGATGAGGAG GTGAAATGGTGCATGGATGTGATCTGCTTCGGGCTGTCGCTGCCCCTGCAAGAGCACGAGACCATCAAGGACTGCGTAAATGTCTACTGCGAGTGGCTCACTGCGTTGCATCCACAGCCGCGCATCAGTGTGCCGAAGCCCATATGCGAGGATGCCAATCTGTATGCCCGCCAGATAATCAACCATTTCCACAATCTTTTTGTTCCGCGCCAGGGCGAAA GTGCCGACACCATCAAGCGGCAGGCGGTGCTCTGTCATCGGGTACTGCGTACTCTGCAGCAGACTGCGCAGATTTCGCAGCAAATGGATCGTCAGACTTGGGACACATTGCTGCTCTTCCTTTTGGCCATTAACGAGATTCTACTGGCGCCGCCCACCGTCAAGGACGATGTGGGGGATCAGCTGTGCGAGCGTGTGCTCTCCGTGCTCTTCGAAGTGTGGCTTCTGGCCTGCGTGCGCAGTTTCCCGTCGCCTTCGATGTGGAAGACGCTGCAGGAGTCGTGCTCCATGTGGCGGCATCGCGTGGCCCTTGTCGATCAGTGGAATCGTGTCAACTTGGCCCTGACGTCGCGACTTCTCGAGTTCAGCTACGGACCAGCGTTTCCCCAGCTCAAAAATG CCGATGAGGATGGCCAGCTGATACCCCTTGGCATGTCAAATGATTGTGTGGCCCAGACATGGTATCGCTTCTTGCGTATGATCGGTAATCCCACTGCGCTCTGCTCGCCGCACATCATCAGCAAATCGTCGCACTTCGTGCAGTGGGCACTCACCCACGAGAAGGGGGCCGAGACGCACCAGCATCCGTGTCTGCAGATGCTGCCGCAGATCTTTCTCAATGCGATGAAGGGCATCTCCAGCCAGGTTGATGCGTTTCTGG GCGTTTATCAGCCGCCGCCACATCAAACGGATAGTGTCGTGACGAATCTAATGGAAATACGGCACTCGCTGAACGAGGCCACCTCCTCCACGCTGCAGCAGTTCATCCACTCGAGCAGCGCATCGAATATATCGGCAAATAGCCAGCAGCAGGGCTCCGCCGCTCAACAActgcagctccagctccagcatcAGCATATGCATCACCACCATCACCTACACTATCCGCACTTGCATTTACATGGCGCTGGCAGCTTCCTGCGCGACAATTTCATGAGCAACTCGGCCAGCTCTGCTCTGAATGCCATCATGGGTCATCACAGTcaccatcagcagcatcagcagcaccaccagcagcaacagctatCACTCTCCCAGAGCGGAGCCTCGCCTACGTCGACCGCTGCCTTAGTTGCCAGTAATTTGGGACACTCGATGGGGGCCGTTGGAAGCACCAGCGCTGGTGGTAGCCATTCGGCCGGAGTCGTCGGCAGCATATCCTTTAGCACGACTGAGGCTAGCCTGCCATCGGCGGGTGTCTCCAGCACGCCCACACCTCCGCTACAGCGACGATTGGCCAAGAGTTTTAGCGTGGCGCCCACCATAACGCAGCAGAAGG GCTTGAGCAAAACCTCGCTTATCGGCCTCACGGGGGGCGGTGCACGCAATGcgatcggcagcagcagcagcagcagctacatcCACAGCAGCGGCTCGACGAGCGCTGGCCCCGTCCAAGGCACGGGTGGTGTTGCCGCTGCCCCTGGCAGTGGCATTACTACTGCCACTGGCGCTGGCACTGGCTCCGGTTCTGGTGGCCAGGCACCGGCTccagctgcggctgcggcaCCCACAACGCCAACATCGACATCGGGTCCGCCCTCGGcgagcagcagcatcaact CTCTGCCGCTGACATCGATGGGAGCTGGCGTTGAGCTGGCGGTGGCGCGGCCCAAGTGTAACAGCATTCTCCACGTATTCCACGAGTGGCTGTTCGAGGCAGCGCACATAGGTGGCGATACCTGGCGCCAGAACCGCAAGA AACAGGCATGCGAAGCCAGTAAGCGGCCATCGTCGATGATAATGGAGCACCGCAAGGGTTCAATATCGCTATCGCAGCCCAACTCTCTGAACGATCCGGCCTCTCTGCCACCCACGCTGACCATCGATAAGTACGAGTCGGGCAGGGCCGAGGCCATTGGTACACTTTGCAAGATATTCTGTGCGAAGAAAACCGGCGAAGAGATACTGCCGGTCTATTTGGCCCGCTTCTATATGGCCCTCCAGCAGTGCCTGAAGATCACCGAGTCGAAGGAGTGCGACGAGACGCTGGCCAGCATTCTGCTGCATTCGGGTGATCTCTTTCGCCTGGACCTGGATGGGATCAATGTCCTGCTGCCGGGCTTCATAGCCGCCCTAGAGATTGTGCTGCCCGACAAGGATCTGAAGCTGAAAACGCAGTCAATGGCATTCAACCGGACGGAGCTGCGGCGCTCGGCCATCAACATACTGCTGTCGATAATGGTGCTGCCCCTTCATTACCAGTCACTGCCCATTCGAGATCTGTCCAGTGAGACGAACGAGAA GATGTTCACGTTCATCCAGCTCAAGTCGCGACTTATGAACATTCTGATGAACGCTCTGCAGGTGGAGACAGATGCCCAGAACACACACATGCTGCTGGGCGGCCTGCTGTTGTGCGTCCAGGATGCCGTCACCTTCGAGGAGACCGATctgggcggcggcggctctggctctggcgcCACTCATCTGCACAACTCCGGCGGTgcccagcaccagcaccagcaccatgAGGCCAATCTCCTCAGCTCGG GTTGCTCGGAGCGTTCCGCTTCGCTGGTCAGCACCGGCACGGCCAGCTTAGGGGCCCAAACGACGGCCACCATGGGAGCTGGCTCGGGCTCCATACGCGACACGGCCTCAGCCCACGATTATCCAAGTTTGACCATCTCCGATGACATGTCATTCGAGTTTGGCCAAGAGCTGGAGGGCGTGACCACATATG ATAATGCCCATGCCTTGTTCGTGCGTGCCACGTATTTGGTCTGCCATCGGCTCATCTCGTCGTGGAAAACGGACTTAAATGTCTCACTGGCGGCCCTTGAGCTGTTGTCCGGCTTGGCCAGGCTCCACATACGGGAAACAG ACACATTAGTGAAAATATACGAAGCTAGTCAGAATCTAACGATAATCTCCTCAGACGCTCTAGAGTGCAAGCGGGCCGTCAAGTGGATCTGCGACTACATATGTTATCAGTGCTCGAGGCCGCCGCCGGCCCACAGCAAGGATCTGCACAGCACGATTGTGGCTGCCTTCCAGTGCACCGCTGCATGGCTGATGCAGCATCCGTATCTGCTGCAGGATAAGGACTGCCTGCAGACAGTTCTGGAGGTGGTTGAGCTGGGCATATCTGGCaccaagagccagagcaaaaGCGGCGATATACCCAAGTTCAAGGATGAGAAGGAGCTGAAACCGGCCTCCATGAGGGTGCGAGACGCTGCCGAGAATCTGCTCACAATCATACTCGAACAGGTCGGCTATTTCCCAAGCGAGTGCGGCCCCGAGTCCATATCCTCCCTGCTCGATGAGCTGGCACTGATGAAGCACTGCAACTCGATGGTGCCGGCGGCGGCGGCCAGCACCGAGCAGGCAATTGCCAAGTTCAAGTATTTTGTGACGGAGAACTCGACGATATTGGCCCTGCTCGAGGAGCCGCTGGGCAACGATCAGGACCCGCAGCCAACAGTGACAC TGCTGATACGTGGACCATTTGGACGACATGCCTGGACCATGCAGCTGCGTCATCTTCCACGCAGTAAGTCGGGCATCAAGTACCACGCCGTCAATCCTGGTCGGCCCATTCCTATGAACGATATTAGCCAGAGACCCGAGTGCGAGCAGAAGAACTTCCCCGACGGCGTTGACAAGGTGCAGCCCTGCGTGGCCGACTATTCCATACCCACTATCGAGCAGATTCGCGAGCAGTATGGATCCGCGAGCATCAGGGAGCTGGAATTGATCCTCGAGAACCAGAGCATCCACGAGAAGCTGGCCTGGGCGGAGGCCGACAACAGTGTGGACAGTCTGTCGCATTCGCAAGAGTGCGTGCCGCCGTTGGTGTGCCAAGAGTTCCATGCCGCACGGCTTTTCCTATCTCATTTTGGCTTCCTCACATTCGAGACGCGCAATCCACACAATCCAGCGGAGTCGCTGGGAACACCGCCTCAGCGGCCCCTCATTGTGCTGGACACCAAGTCGACAGCATTTGCCGCCGATCTGGACAGGCTGGATAAGCTCAGTGCTCGCACCCATGATACCGTCTATGTATTCTATGTAAAG ACGGGTCAGACAAGTGCCCAGCAAATAATTGGCAATATGGTGGAGGAGCCCTCCCTAACCTACGATCCGCACTTTGCCGGCATGCTGCAAACCCTTGGATGGCCGGTGCTGGTGGCCGATCACTCTGGCTGGACGGGCTTTGCACACAACTCCTGGTCGCTGAAGGGAACGCCGGaggagcagcatcagcagcagcagcagctgcagcttaAATCCAATGTACCCAGCGAGCTCAATTATAATGGATCGCAGCGTGTGCTCTACTGGGCGGATGTCTCGTCGGAGATTGCTTTCGTTGTGCCGACCACTTGGAATCTGCGCTACAACAGCGACATCAGCGATGGCGCCAGCATAGCCAACAGTGATCAGATCGGATCGAGCAATGTGTGGGCACGTTGCGAGTCGGATACGGGAACTGGTCCAGCCAAGTCCAAGCCGCGGAATCTCAGCTTAGAATTGGAAACGGCCACCGGCACCGGTGCCGGTACCGGTCGCACGCAAAAGGAGCCTGTGCCGCCAACGCGACGCAAAGGGAACGTAACCAAGCCGACGCTGCTCGCTCAGGCGCCTGCCAAGATCTTCCTGGTGTGGCTGGAGAGCTACGAGGACTATCTGAACTTCCCGCTCGAGGATCTTCTTGCCTACACCCGCACCGGCGAGGAGCTGCACTCGCTCCAGCAACCCAGGGCCGCCGACTGTCATGTGATCTTCGTGCACTCGCTTCTGTCGGGACTATTAAGGGTCAAACTGCAGGGTCCACCCGGTCGCATGAGCTTTGCCACGCCCCTAGTCGATGGCATGGTGCTGAGTCGGCGCGTCGTTGGCAATCTGGTACGTCAGACGGCCCTAAACATATCCCGACGACGGCGACTGGACAATGATAA CTACCAACCGCCGCATGTGCGACGGCGATTGAAGGTGCAGGACATTGTCCAGAAGTACAAAATGGACTTGAGCGAGGCCGAGCTGTTGGCCCATCTGTTCCAGCGCGCAATTTAG